In one window of Camelina sativa cultivar DH55 chromosome 15, Cs, whole genome shotgun sequence DNA:
- the LOC104745080 gene encoding truncated lectin 2-like isoform X1 — protein sequence MALFKAISFLFVLCFEIHGTAGEDFKFSFDGFVKSQNKSVAMFGDSKLVNDSSSIQLTDSVSGSVGRVFYRKPINLFRGKEINLVVFSTYFSFSMPNEIGDVLAFVMVPSTLDLSLFGKRDNSSTGLGFLLEYAKNETVVAFEFDISERGNRARILIGRPESSNIRNLSFDGDLMMNNGGFVSCMIDYMASSKSMMVNFRRSGSIKEYDPFFSFSVDLAKLWKGGEVMVGLSSANGKSSKAHFLHKWRFETWQRHPMWLHPSPLAQNEGLKADVSTEEEEGRERSECTWRMLGSLVFGVVCGALGAMSALYLWTICCVRRSMAVVPEECAIEQGKKL from the coding sequence ATGGCGCTGTTCAAAGCCATCTCTTTTCTGTTCGTTTTATGTTTTGAGATACATGGAACCGCAGGTGAGGATTTCAAGTTTTCGTTTGATGGATTCGTGAAATCTCAAAACAAGAGTGTTGCTATGTTTGGAGATTCGAAGCTGGTCAATGACAGTTCTTCGATTCAGCTGACTGATTCAGTGAGTGGAAGCGTAGGACGAGTCTTTTACAGGAAACCCATCAATCTTTTCCGAGGTAAAGAGATTAACTTGGTTGTTTTCTCGACTTACTTCTCGTTTTCGATGCCCAATGAGATTGGTGATGTCTTGGCTTTTGTAATGGTTCCAAGTACTTTGGATCTTAGTCTGTTTGGTAAGAGAGATAACAGTTCCACTGGTTTAGGGTTTCTATTAGAATATGCAAAGAACGAGACAGTTGTTGCTTTTGAGTTTGATATCTCCGAGAGAGGAAACCGTGCAAGAATCTTAATTGGTAGGCCTGAATCTTCTAATATTAGAAACCTTTCGTTTGACGGTGActtgatgatgaacaatggagGGTTTGTGAGCTGTATGATTGATTACATGGCAAGTTCTAAGAGTATGATGGTTAATTTCAGAAGATCTGGTTCGATAAAGGAGTACGATccgttcttctctttctcagtaGACTTGGCGAAGCTTTGGAAAGGTGGTGAAGTCATGGTGGGTTTAAGCTCTGCCAATGGGAAGTCTTCCAAGGCACATTTTCTCCATAAATGGAGATTTGAAACATGGCAGCGTCATCCGATGTGGCTTCATCCATCGCCACTTGCACAGAATGAAGGTTTGAAGGCCGATGTTTCCACGGAGGAGGAAGAGGGTCGAGAGAGAAGTGAGTGTACATGGAGAATGCTTGGTTCTTTGGTCTTTGGTGTAGTATGTGGAGCCTTAGGGGCAATGTCGGCTTTGTATCTCTGGACAATATGCTGTGTTAGGAGGTCAATGGCGGTGGTTCCAGAGGAATGTGCTATTGAACAAGGCAAGAAGTTATGA
- the LOC104745080 gene encoding uncharacterized protein LOC104745080 isoform X2, with translation MALFKAISFLFVLCFEIHGTAGEDFKFSFDGFVKSQNKSVAMFGDSKLVNDSSSIQLTDSVSGSVGRVFYRKPINLFRGFLLEYAKNETVVAFEFDISERGNRARILIGRPESSNIRNLSFDGDLMMNNGGFVSCMIDYMASSKSMMVNFRRSGSIKEYDPFFSFSVDLAKLWKGGEVMVGLSSANGKSSKAHFLHKWRFETWQRHPMWLHPSPLAQNEGLKADVSTEEEEGRERSECTWRMLGSLVFGVVCGALGAMSALYLWTICCVRRSMAVVPEECAIEQGKKL, from the exons ATGGCGCTGTTCAAAGCCATCTCTTTTCTGTTCGTTTTATGTTTTGAGATACATGGAACCGCAGGTGAGGATTTCAAGTTTTCGTTTGATGGATTCGTGAAATCTCAAAACAAGAGTGTTGCTATGTTTGGAGATTCGAAGCTGGTCAATGACAGTTCTTCGATTCAGCTGACTGATTCAGTGAGTGGAAGCGTAGGACGAGTCTTTTACAGGAAACCCATCAATCTTTTCCGAG GGTTTCTATTAGAATATGCAAAGAACGAGACAGTTGTTGCTTTTGAGTTTGATATCTCCGAGAGAGGAAACCGTGCAAGAATCTTAATTGGTAGGCCTGAATCTTCTAATATTAGAAACCTTTCGTTTGACGGTGActtgatgatgaacaatggagGGTTTGTGAGCTGTATGATTGATTACATGGCAAGTTCTAAGAGTATGATGGTTAATTTCAGAAGATCTGGTTCGATAAAGGAGTACGATccgttcttctctttctcagtaGACTTGGCGAAGCTTTGGAAAGGTGGTGAAGTCATGGTGGGTTTAAGCTCTGCCAATGGGAAGTCTTCCAAGGCACATTTTCTCCATAAATGGAGATTTGAAACATGGCAGCGTCATCCGATGTGGCTTCATCCATCGCCACTTGCACAGAATGAAGGTTTGAAGGCCGATGTTTCCACGGAGGAGGAAGAGGGTCGAGAGAGAAGTGAGTGTACATGGAGAATGCTTGGTTCTTTGGTCTTTGGTGTAGTATGTGGAGCCTTAGGGGCAATGTCGGCTTTGTATCTCTGGACAATATGCTGTGTTAGGAGGTCAATGGCGGTGGTTCCAGAGGAATGTGCTATTGAACAAGGCAAGAAGTTATGA
- the LOC104745081 gene encoding 60S acidic ribosomal protein P0-3-like isoform X2 produces MVKATKAEKKIAYDTKLCQLIDEYTQILVVAADNVGSTQLQNIRKGLRGDSVVLMGKNTMMKRSVRIHSENTGNTSILNLLPLLQGNVGLIFTKGDLKEVSEEVAKYKVGAPARVGLVAPIDVVVQPGNTGLDPSQTSFFQVLNIPTKINKGTVEIITPVELIKQGDKVGSSEAALLAKLGIRPFSYGLVVQSVYDNGSVFSPEVLDLTEDQLVEKFASGISMVTSLALAVSYPTLAAAPHMFINAYKNALAIAVVTEYTFPQAEKVKEFLKDPSKFAVAVAAVSADAGGGAAPAAAKVEEKKEESDEEDYDGGFGLFDEE; encoded by the exons ATGGTGAAAGCAACCAAGGCGGAGAAGAAGATCGCGTACGACACCAAGTTGTGTCAGCTTATCGATGAGTACACCCAGATCTTGGTCGTTGCGGCCGACAACGTCGGATCAACTCAGCTCCAGAACATCAGAAAGGGTCTTCGTGGAGACTCTGTGGTGCTTATGGGAAAGAACACTATGATGAAGCGTTCCGTTAGGATTCACTCTGAGAACACCGGAAACACTTCAATCCTTAATCTGCTTCCTCTCCTTCAG GGAAACGTTGGTTTGATCTTTACCAAAGGTGACCTCAAGGAAGTGAGCGAGGAGGTTGCTAAGTACAAG GTTGGTGCGCCTGCTCGTGTGGGTTTGGTTGCCCCAATTGATGTTGTTGTCCAACCTGGCAACACTGGTCTCGACCCGTCCCAGACATCTTTCTTCCAG GTGCTTAACATCCCAACCAAGATTAACAAGGGTACCGTTGAAATTATCACCCCTGTGGAGCTCATCAAGCAAGGTGACAAGGTCGGGTCTTCTGAGGCTGCTCTTCTAGCCAAGCTAGGCATCAGGCCGTTCTCATATGGTCTTGTTGTCCAGTCTGTTTATGACAATGGTTCAGTCTTCAGCCCAGAGGTTCTTGACCTTACTGAAGATCAACTTGTGGAGAAGTTTGCTTCTGGTATCTCCATGGTCACTTCCTTGGCTCTAGCTGTGTCTTACCCTACCCTTGCTGCTGCACCGCATATGTTCATCAATGCCTACAAGAATGCTTTGGCTATTGCTGTTGTCACTGAGTACACCTTCCCACAAGCTGAGAAGGTCAAGGAGTTCTTGAAG GATCCTAGCAAGTTCGCTGTTGCTGTAGCAGCTGTGTCTGCGGATGCAGGTGGTGGTGCAGCTCCTGCTGCTGCTAAggtagaggagaagaaagaggaatcAGACGAAGAAGACTACGAtg gtggttttggtttgttcgATGAAGAGTAG
- the LOC104745081 gene encoding 60S acidic ribosomal protein P0-3-like isoform X1: MVKATKAEKKIAYDTKLCQLIDEYTQILVVAADNVGSTQLQNIRKGLRGDSVVLMGKNTMMKRSVRIHSENTGNTSILNLLPLLQGNVGLIFTKGDLKEVSEEVAKYKVGAPARVGLVAPIDVVVQPGNTGLDPSQTSFFQVLNIPTKINKGTVEIITPVELIKQGDKVGSSEAALLAKLGIRPFSYGLVVQSVYDNGSVFSPEVLDLTEDQLVEKFASGISMVTSLALAVSYPTLAAAPHMFINAYKNALAIAVVTEYTFPQAEKVKEFLKDPSKFAVAVAAVSADAGGGAAPAAAKVEEKKEESDEEDYDGGFGLFDEE, translated from the exons ATGGTGAAAGCAACCAAGGCGGAGAAGAAGATCGCGTACGACACCAAGTTGTGTCAGCTTATCGATGAGTACACCCAGATCTTGGTCGTTGCGGCCGACAACGTCGGATCAACTCAGCTCCAGAACATCAGAAAGGGTCTTCGTGGAGACTCTGTGGTGCTTATGGGAAAGAACACTATGATGAAGCGTTCCGTTAGGATTCACTCTGAGAACACCGGAAACACTTCAATCCTTAATCTGCTTCCTCTCCTTCAG GGAAACGTTGGTTTGATCTTTACCAAAGGTGACCTCAAGGAAGTGAGCGAGGAGGTTGCTAAGTACAAG GTTGGTGCGCCTGCTCGTGTGGGTTTGGTTGCCCCAATTGATGTTGTTGTCCAACCTGGCAACACTGGTCTCGACCCGTCCCAGACATCTTTCTTCCAG GTGCTTAACATCCCAACCAAGATTAACAAGGGTACCGTTGAAATTATCACCCCTGTGGAGCTCATCAAGCAAGGTGACAAGGTCGGGTCTTCTGAGGCTGCTCTTCTAGCCAAGCTAGGCATCAGGCCGTTCTCATATGGTCTTGTTGTCCAGTCTGTTTATGACAATGGTTCAGTCTTCAGCCCAGAGGTTCTTGACCTTACTGAAGATCAACTTGTGGAGAAGTTTGCTTCTGGTATCTCCATGGTCACTTCCTTGGCTCTAGCTGTGTCTTACCCTACCCTTGCTGCTGCACCGCATATGTTCATCAATGCCTACAAGAATGCTTTGGCTATTGCTGTTGTCACTGAGTACACCTTCCCACAAGCTGAGAAGGTCAAGGAGTTCTTGAAG GATCCTAGCAAGTTCGCTGTTGCTGTAGCAGCTGTGTCTGCGGATGCAGGTGGTGGTGCAGCTCCTGCTGCTGCTAAggtagaggagaagaaagaggaatcAGACGAAGAAGACTACGAtggtggttttggtttgttcgATGAAGAGTAG
- the LOC104745082 gene encoding uncharacterized protein LOC104745082, which produces MMKLQGGLLQWNRSSLIPSIYTPVNTTQFSISACVIEGNHQLTAKERRQLRNERRESKSGYSWREEVEEKLIQKPTKRYATWTEELNLDTLAESGPQWWVVRVSRLRGHETAQILARALARQFPEMEFTVYAPSVQVKRKLKNGSISVKPKPVFPGCIFIRCILNKEIHDSIREVDGVGGFIGSKVGNTKRQINKPRPVDDSDLEAIFKQAKEEQEKADSEFEAAERAEEEASLLASQKLAASNPDVVESVAESKPKRAPRKATLATETKGKKKKLAAGSTVRVLSGTFAEFVGNLKKLNRKTAKATVGFSLFGKETLVEIDINELVPEIQS; this is translated from the exons atgatgAAGTTGCAAGGGGGACTTCTCCAATGGAATCGTAGCAGTTTAATCCCATCGATTTACACGCCAGTCAACACAACCCAATTCTCTATCTCCGCCTGTGTCATTGAGGGGAACCACCAGCTTACGGCGAAGGAGAGACGGCAGCTCCGGAACGAGAGGCGGGAGAGCAAATCAGGGTATAGCTGGCGAGAAGAAGTTGAGGAAAAGTTGATTCAGAAACCAACGAAACGGTACGCGACGTGGACGGAGGAGCTCAATTTGGATACTTTGGCTGAGTCGGGTCCTCAATGGTGGGTGGTTAGGGTTTCTAGACTTCGTGGTCATGAGACTGCTCAAATCTTAGCTCGTGCTCTCGCTCGTCAGTTCCCTGAAATGGAATTCACG GTGTATGCTCCATCTGTTCAGGTGAAGAGAAAGCTAAAGAACGGTTCTATATCCGTTAAACCGAAACCTGTGTTCCCTGGTTGCATTTTCATCAGATGTATATTGAACAAAGAGATACATGACTCTATAAGAGAAGTTGATGGAGTTGGAGGTTTCATTGGCTCTAAAGTTGGTAATAC gaagaGACAGATTAATAAACCTAGACCAGTAGACGACAGTGATTTGGAAGCCATTttcaaacaagcaaaagaagaacaagagaaagCAGACAGTGAATTCGAGGCGGCAGAAAGAGCTGAAGAGGAAGCGAGTTTACTAGCCTCACAGAAACTTGCTGCATCTAATCCAGATGTTGTTGAGTCTGTAGCAGAATCTAAACCGAAACGAGCTCCGAGAAAAGCTACACTTGCTACTGAAacaaaggggaagaagaagaaacttgcaGCTGGTTCTACAGTTCGAGTTTTGTCAGGGACATTTGCAGAATTTGTTGGCAACTTAAAGAAACTGAACCGCAAAACTGCAAAG GCAACGGTGGGATTTAGTTTGTTTGGAAAGGAGACACTAGTGGAAATTGACATCAATGAACTTGTTCCTGAGATTCAATCTTAG